A single region of the Lycium barbarum isolate Lr01 chromosome 2, ASM1917538v2, whole genome shotgun sequence genome encodes:
- the LOC132626241 gene encoding protein phosphatase inhibitor 2-like isoform X2: MNGSHVKWDEANLEEIEANKPVRQKITEPKTPYHRMNDDDGSLWDSYEEANGDAIESEVICNAFDDVASSSENKSGRSGWTSSDNEADIMDQDDEERSKSFREHRRAHYDEYRKIKELSREGSSLEEASDYEIEDLEKRDGRCDTSSSLTSAVKGIDIAEGIIDDSQTSL; the protein is encoded by the exons ATGAA TGGTTCACATGTAAAATGGGATGAGGCAAATCTGGAAGAAATTGAGGCAAATAAGCCAGTGAGGCAGAAAATAACTGAACCAAAGACACCATATCACCGGATGAACGATGATGATG GATCTCTATGGGATAGTTATGAGGAGGCCAATGGTGATGCAATAGAGTCAGAAGTCATATGCAATGCATTTGATGATGTGGCATCTTCCAGTGAAAATAAATCGGGACGGTCTGGCTGGACATCTTCTGACAATGAGGCTGATATCATGGACCAAGATGATGAAG AAAGGAGCAAGAGCTTTAGGGAGCACAGGCGAGCACACTATGACGAATATAGGAAAATCAAAGAACTGAGTCGAGAGGGCTCCTCTCTTGAAGAAGCATCTGATTATGAGATTGAGGATCTTGAGAAAAGGGATGGTAGGTGTGATACatcatcatcattgacatctGCTGTTAAGGGAATTGACATTGCAGAAGGAATCATAGACgatagtcagacctctctatgA
- the LOC132626241 gene encoding protein phosphatase inhibitor 2-like isoform X1: protein MNGSHVKWDEANLEEIEANKPVRQKITEPKTPYHRMNDDDGSLWDSYEEANGDAIESEVICNAFDDVASSSENKSGRSGWTSSDNEADIMDQDDEDSVSERSKSFREHRRAHYDEYRKIKELSREGSSLEEASDYEIEDLEKRDGRCDTSSSLTSAVKGIDIAEGIIDDSQTSL from the exons ATGAA TGGTTCACATGTAAAATGGGATGAGGCAAATCTGGAAGAAATTGAGGCAAATAAGCCAGTGAGGCAGAAAATAACTGAACCAAAGACACCATATCACCGGATGAACGATGATGATG GATCTCTATGGGATAGTTATGAGGAGGCCAATGGTGATGCAATAGAGTCAGAAGTCATATGCAATGCATTTGATGATGTGGCATCTTCCAGTGAAAATAAATCGGGACGGTCTGGCTGGACATCTTCTGACAATGAGGCTGATATCATGGACCAAGATGATGAAG ATTCTGTTTCAGAAAGGAGCAAGAGCTTTAGGGAGCACAGGCGAGCACACTATGACGAATATAGGAAAATCAAAGAACTGAGTCGAGAGGGCTCCTCTCTTGAAGAAGCATCTGATTATGAGATTGAGGATCTTGAGAAAAGGGATGGTAGGTGTGATACatcatcatcattgacatctGCTGTTAAGGGAATTGACATTGCAGAAGGAATCATAGACgatagtcagacctctctatgA
- the LOC132626242 gene encoding probable methyltransferase PMT16, which yields MAGPKTPPYYSPTYKRNGPNFASSPHTIRINLYTLAIAITVLCSVAYLFGRGSISTSPVSNVPATIPCIPLKITSTTAVSNNSLASTSTQVDFSASQGDDEGEGTGPDDGAKVYPPCDIKYSEYTPCEDPQRSLKFKRDRLIYRERHCPDKSQLLKCRIPAPHGYKKPFKWPKSRDLAWYANVPHKELTVEKAVQNWIRKEGDKFRFPGGGTMFPNGADAYVDDIDKLINLKDGSIRTAIDTGCGVASWGAYLLSRDILAMSFAPRDTHEAQVQFALERGVPALIGVLASKRLPYPSRAFDMAHCSRCLIPWDQEGGAYLMEVDRVLRPGGYWILSGPPIRWRKYFKGWERTREDLNGEQTRIEEVAKKLCWKKFVEKDDIAIWQKPYNHFQCKEQKKKLMCPAQDPDRAWYTELETCVTPLPEVSSEEDVAGGQLEKWPKRLHAIPPRISSGAVNGVTAESFKKDSQLWQKRVSYYKSVDNKLNQPGRYRNLLDMNAYLGGFAASWVDDPVWVMNIVPAEAEVNTLGVIYERGLVGTYQSWCEAMSTYPRTYDLLHADSVFTMYKDKCEMEDILLEMDRILRPEGSVIIREDVDILVEVKKIADGLNWETLIVDHEDGPMEREKLLFAVKSYWTAPATQDSKNNTSASPRI from the exons ATGGCAGGTCCTAAAACACCCCCATACTATAGCCCGACCTACAAGCGCAATGGACCTAACTTCGCTTCTTCGCCTCACACGATAAGAATCAATCTTTATACATTGGCTATAGCCATTACGGTCCTCTGCTCCGTTGCGTATCTATTCGGTAGAGGCTCCATTTCCACCTCCCCTGTTTCTAATGTCCCGGCTACCATCCCTTGCATCCCCTTGAAAATCACTTCCACAACCGCCGTTTCCAATAATTCTTTGGCTTCGACATCCACACAAGTGGATTTCAGTGCCAGCCAAGGTGACGATGAAGGTGAAGGCACAGGCCCTGATGATGGCGCCAAAGTTTACCCGCCTTGTGACATTAAGTATAGCGAGTATACTCCCTGTGAAGACCCTCAAAGATCGTTGAAATTCAAGAGGGATAGATTGATTTATAGGGAGAGGCATTGCCCTGACAAGAGCCAATTGTTGAAATGTCGTATCCCTGCGCCTCACGGTTACAAGAAACCGTTCAAGTGGCCCAAGAGTAGGGATTTGGCATGGTATGCCAATGTGCCACACAAGGAATTGACGGTTGAGAAGGCCGTCCAGAATTGGATCCGAAAAGAAGGAGACAAGTTTAGGTTCCCTGGTGGAGGGACTATGTTCCCTAATGGTGCCGATGCCTATGTTGACGACATTGACAAGTTGATCAATCTCAAAGATGGTTCCATTAGGACCGCCATTGACACAGGCTGTGGG GTGGCAAGTTGGGGAGCTTATCTTTTGTCGCGAGATATCCTAGCAATGTCATTTGCGCCAAGGGATACACACGAAGCGCAAGTTCAATTTGCTCTTGAGCGAGGCGTTCCTGCTCTGATTGGAGTGCTCGCGTCCAAGAGGCTTCCCTATCCATCCAGAGCTTTTGACATGGCCCATTGCTCTCGTTGCCTTATTCCGTGGGACCAGGAAG GTGGCGCATACTTAATGGAAGTCGATAGAGTCTTGAGACCTGGTGGATATTGGATACTCTCTGGCCCACCAATCCGGTGGAGGAAATATTTCAAAGGCTGGGAAAGAACCAGGGAGGACCTTAATGGTGAGCAAACCAGAATTGAGGAGGTAGCTAAGAAACTCTGCTGGAAAAAGTTTGTTGAGAAGGATGACATTGCAATATGGCAAAAACCATACAATCATTTTCAGTGCAAAGAACAAAAGAAGAAGTTAATGTGTCCTGCCCAAGATCCTGATAGAGCCTG GTACACGGAGCTTGAAACGTGCGTAACTCCCTTGCCAGAAGTATCAAGTGAAGAAGATGTGGCTGGCGGACAATTGGAAAAATGGCCTAAAAGATTACACGCGATACCACCTCGGATCAGCAGTGGAGCTGTCAATGGCGTCACAGCTGAATCTTTCAAGAAGGATTCACAGCTATGGCAGAAAAGAGTTTCTTATTACAAGAGCGTGGACAACAAACTCAACCAACCAGGGAGATACAGAAATCTCTTAGACATGAATGCTTACCTAGGCGGTTTTGCTGCTAGTTGGGTTGATGACCCTGTTTGGGTGATGAATATTGTTCCTGCTGAAGCTGAGGTGAACACGCTTGGTGTCATTTATGAAAGAGGATTGGTTGGAACGTATCAAAGCTG GTGTGAAGCCATGTCAACTTACCCAAGAACATATGATCTTCTTCATGCTGATTCAGTATTTACTATGTACAAAGACAA ATGTGAAATGGAGGACATATTACTAGAAATGGATAGGATATTAAGGCCAGAAGGAAGTGTAATCATCCGAGAGGATGTAGATATATTGGTGGAAGTAAAGAAGATAGCAGATGGGCTGAATTGGGAAACTCTAATTGTGGATCATGAAGATGGGCCTATGGAAAGAGAGAAACTTCTGTTTGCAGTCAAGTCTTATTGGACTGCTCCAGCAACTCAAGATTCCAAAAACAACACCTCCGCAAGCCCAAGGATCTAA
- the LOC132629350 gene encoding protein 108-like — protein sequence MAATKSSVVSLFLFGLLVIVLQSRVIECQSNTCSTSLTNLNVCAPFVVPGAPTASAECCAALQSIDHDCMCNTMRISAQIPSQCNLPPLSCAAN from the exons ATGGCAGCTACAAAGTCATCAGTTGTTTCACTATTCCTTTTCGGCCTTCTGGTGATCGTGCTTCAAAGCCGAGTGATTGAGTGTCAGTCGAACACATGCTCAACATCACTTACGAACCTGAACGTGTGTGCCCCGTTCGTGGTGCCAGGGGCACCCACTGCTAGCGCGGAGTGTTGTGCTGCACTGCAGTCAATTGATCACGACTGCATGTGCAACACTATGCGCATCTCTGCTCAAATTCCCTCTCAGTGCAACCTCCCTCCCCTCTCTTGTGCTG CAAATTGA
- the LOC132629351 gene encoding CEN-like protein 1, with protein sequence MSSRDVEPLVVARVIGEVVDSFSPSVKMNVIYNGSKQVYNGHELMPAVIAANPRVEIGGEDMRSAYTLIMTDPDVPGPSDPYLREHLHWIVTDIPGSTDVSFGKEIVSYESPKPVIGIHRYVFLLYKQNRGRQTVKPPSTRDHFNTRRFTAENGLGSPVAAVYFNAQRETAARRR encoded by the exons ATGTCTTCTAGGGATGTTGAACCACTTGTTGTTGCACGAGTGATAGGAGAAGTAGTAGACAGTTTCAGTCCAAGTGTGAAAATGAATGTCATATACAATGGAAGCAAGCAAGTGTATAATGGACATGAGCTCATGCCGGCTGTCATTGCTGCTAACCCTCGTGTGGAAATTGGTGGTGAAGACATGAGATCTGCTTACACACTC ATCATGACCGACCCAGATGTTCCAGGGCCTAGTGACCCTTACTTGAGGGAACACCTCCACTG GATTGTGACAGATATCCCTGGTTCTACTGATGTCTCTTTCG GAAAAGAGATAGTGAGCTACGAGAGTCCAAAGCCAGTAATCGGGATTCACCGATATGTGTTCCTATTGTACAAGCAAAATAGAGGAAGGCAAACAGTGAAACCTCCATCAACAAGGGACCATTTCAACACTCGAAGGTTTACTGCAGAGAATGGATTGGGTTCCCCTGTTGCCGCTGTCTACTTTAATGCCCAGAGAGAAACTGCTgccagaagaagatga